A window of the Euzebya pacifica genome harbors these coding sequences:
- a CDS encoding protein-L-isoaspartate(D-aspartate) O-methyltransferase, whose protein sequence is MTASLVHACRQAGVEDERVLDAVRAVDRTAFLPSAQKPSATRDAPLPIGDGQTTSQPSLIARMVQALHLTGDETVLEVGTGSGYQTAILSRLARSVVSIDRHPSLVDSATAALGGLDNVVLVVGDGTLGWPDLAPYDAITVGATGPQVPPALLAQLADGGRLVIPVGPPNRSSLQRWIRRGTESVGPEQLMQVRFVPLIGEAGFADED, encoded by the coding sequence GTGACCGCCTCGCTCGTCCACGCCTGTCGCCAGGCTGGTGTGGAGGACGAACGGGTCCTCGATGCCGTCCGGGCCGTCGATCGAACGGCCTTCCTCCCGAGCGCCCAGAAGCCGTCCGCCACCCGCGACGCGCCGTTGCCGATCGGGGACGGCCAGACGACCAGCCAGCCGTCGTTGATCGCCCGGATGGTGCAGGCGCTGCACCTGACCGGCGACGAGACGGTGCTGGAGGTGGGGACCGGCTCGGGCTACCAGACGGCGATCCTGTCGCGGCTGGCGCGGTCGGTGGTGTCCATCGACCGCCACCCGTCGTTGGTCGATTCGGCGACGGCTGCACTGGGCGGCCTCGACAACGTCGTGCTGGTCGTCGGTGACGGCACGCTCGGCTGGCCGGACCTCGCCCCCTACGACGCGATCACGGTCGGCGCGACCGGACCGCAGGTGCCCCCGGCACTCCTGGCGCAGCTTGCCGACGGGGGACGCCTGGTGATCCCCGTGGGACCACCCAACCGGTCGAGCCTGCAGCGCTGGATCCGGCGGGGAACCGAGTCGGTCGGGCCAGAACAGCTGATGCAGGTCCGCTTCGTGCCCCTCATCGGCGAAGCGGGCTTCGCCGACGAGGACTGA
- a CDS encoding protoporphyrinogen/coproporphyrinogen oxidase has protein sequence MTASTEVLVVGGGPAGLAAAFLAAREGHRVVLLEAGHRVGGMAASVDIAGQRVDLGSHRLHPAASPGSMGLLRELLGDDLQERQRRGRLRLQQRWVKFPLQPPDLARSLPPRTAASIGTDLLTGAMRRERPARDTYADVVRARLGPTVLRDFHGPYARKLWGVEPETLAGELARRRIALTGLGDVVAKLRRTATPTGRRFLYPRLGYGQIVDRLAEEAARSGADVRIGSRPVAVVPGKDGVEATLADGTCIRAGRVLWTAPPTALAAATGLPEVPLAHRGVALVYLVVEADRWLDWDAHYVPTPEVGFVRLSEPKNYRDGPDPDGVTVLCAEVPCTAGDETWSASDDELGAMVLDGMARLDLPLPHVAAVEVIRLPNVYPLLTVDGIQEVAAAQRRTERLDGITVLGRQGLGVADNLHHVLDMSRAAVACLRPDGGWDARRWARARAGFDDHVVED, from the coding sequence GTGACGGCGTCGACGGAGGTGCTGGTCGTCGGTGGGGGACCAGCTGGGCTGGCTGCCGCCTTCCTGGCCGCCCGCGAAGGACACCGTGTCGTGCTCCTCGAGGCCGGGCACCGAGTGGGGGGCATGGCGGCCAGCGTCGACATCGCAGGGCAACGGGTCGACCTCGGCAGCCACCGCCTGCACCCTGCCGCGTCGCCCGGGTCGATGGGACTGCTCCGCGAGCTGCTGGGCGATGACCTCCAGGAGCGCCAGCGCCGCGGACGCCTCCGGCTGCAGCAGCGTTGGGTGAAGTTCCCCCTCCAGCCGCCGGACCTCGCCCGCAGCCTGCCACCGAGGACAGCGGCATCGATCGGCACCGACCTGCTGACCGGCGCGATGCGGCGCGAGCGACCCGCCAGGGACACCTACGCCGACGTCGTCAGGGCGAGGCTCGGCCCGACCGTCCTCCGGGACTTCCACGGGCCGTACGCCCGCAAGCTCTGGGGTGTCGAACCCGAGACGCTGGCCGGTGAGCTGGCCCGGCGACGCATCGCCCTGACCGGGCTCGGCGACGTGGTGGCCAAGCTGCGTCGGACGGCGACGCCGACCGGGCGACGGTTCCTGTATCCGCGGTTGGGCTACGGCCAGATCGTCGATCGCCTGGCCGAGGAAGCGGCCCGCAGCGGCGCCGACGTGCGGATCGGCAGCCGCCCCGTGGCCGTGGTGCCCGGCAAGGACGGCGTCGAGGCGACGCTGGCCGACGGGACCTGCATCCGTGCCGGCCGGGTGCTGTGGACTGCCCCGCCGACGGCGCTGGCGGCCGCCACCGGGCTGCCGGAGGTGCCACTGGCGCACCGCGGTGTCGCGCTGGTCTACCTGGTGGTCGAGGCGGACCGGTGGCTGGACTGGGACGCCCACTACGTGCCGACGCCCGAGGTGGGTTTCGTCAGGCTCTCGGAGCCGAAGAACTACCGCGACGGCCCTGATCCCGACGGGGTCACGGTGCTGTGCGCCGAGGTGCCCTGCACGGCCGGCGACGAGACCTGGTCGGCCAGCGACGACGAGTTGGGCGCCATGGTGCTCGACGGCATGGCCCGGCTGGACCTGCCGCTGCCGCACGTCGCCGCGGTCGAGGTCATCCGCCTGCCGAACGTCTACCCCCTGCTCACCGTCGACGGAATCCAGGAGGTCGCCGCCGCACAACGCCGGACCGAACGGCTCGACGGGATCACCGTCCTGGGCCGACAGGGCCTCGGCGTGGCCGACAACCTGCACCACGTCCTGGACATGTCGCGGGCCGCTGTCGCGTGCCTGCGCCCGGACGGCGGCTGGGACGCGCGTCGGTGGGCCCGTGCCCGGGCGGGGTTCGACGACCACGTCGTGGAGGACTGA
- a CDS encoding ABC transporter permease, whose protein sequence is MDGADDGAPRTAAGDTGGRGLRVGSLALAAVFALPLLFLVQQSWTLGAPVVEALTDPSNLAPLWRSLVLGASVALTTSVLGTACAWLVARTDLPGARAWGIMLALPLVLPSYIGAFTIQAALAPGGLTDEVLGLSLPAVEGFWAALAILTLLTYPYVFLLVVARLRQLPANLEESARLLGTSPATIFRRVVLPQVTPAILAGALLVFLYAVSDFGLPQLLRYDTLTRVIFGNLLDRPVSSAFALQLGVLALLTAALERAATSRLRGLDRQSSVRGRTGLRWAMGRRRPLGLLFVAGVTTAALVGPLVVLVYWAVRGLSAGSTRASSVLSDPSQLLSPLLGSATAGILAAVVAAVVVLPIAFLTVRRRGRAADTANGLVITGFALPGLIIALSLSFFVLRGPSVVAALYQTLPLLVIAYVVHFGAQSLRASQVGVEALPDSVVEAARTLGAGRFRRLVRVELPMMLPSVLAGGGLVLLSTLKELPATLLLSPPGFRALATDVWAATQDAFWAEASIVALVLVLLSGVLTWLLVLRRTDALA, encoded by the coding sequence GTGGACGGGGCCGACGACGGTGCGCCCCGGACCGCGGCCGGCGACACCGGCGGCCGTGGGCTGCGCGTCGGATCCCTGGCGCTCGCGGCGGTGTTCGCCCTGCCGCTGCTGTTCCTCGTCCAGCAGTCGTGGACCCTCGGTGCCCCGGTCGTCGAGGCGTTGACGGACCCGTCGAACCTCGCACCGCTGTGGCGCAGCCTCGTGCTCGGGGCGAGCGTGGCGCTGACCACCTCGGTCCTGGGAACGGCGTGCGCCTGGCTGGTCGCACGCACCGACCTGCCGGGCGCCAGGGCATGGGGAATCATGCTGGCGCTGCCGTTGGTGCTGCCGTCCTACATCGGCGCGTTCACGATCCAGGCGGCCCTGGCACCCGGCGGCCTGACCGACGAGGTCCTCGGGCTGTCCCTGCCCGCGGTGGAGGGTTTCTGGGCGGCGCTTGCCATCCTGACGCTGCTGACCTACCCCTACGTCTTCCTGCTGGTCGTCGCCCGACTGCGGCAGCTGCCCGCCAACCTCGAGGAGTCCGCCCGGTTGCTCGGCACGTCACCGGCGACCATCTTCCGCCGGGTCGTCCTGCCGCAGGTGACGCCGGCCATCCTCGCCGGGGCGCTGCTGGTGTTCCTGTACGCCGTCTCCGACTTCGGCCTGCCCCAGCTGCTCCGCTACGACACCCTCACCCGCGTGATCTTCGGCAACCTGCTGGATCGACCGGTGTCCAGCGCGTTCGCCCTGCAGCTGGGCGTGCTGGCCCTGCTGACCGCGGCGCTGGAACGGGCGGCCACGAGCCGGCTGCGGGGGCTCGACAGACAGTCCTCGGTGCGGGGGCGTACCGGGTTGCGCTGGGCGATGGGCCGTCGACGCCCGCTGGGCCTGCTGTTCGTGGCCGGCGTGACGACGGCTGCGCTGGTGGGCCCCCTCGTCGTGCTGGTCTACTGGGCCGTCCGCGGCCTGTCGGCCGGCAGCACCCGGGCGAGTTCGGTCCTCAGCGATCCGTCGCAGCTGCTGTCGCCGCTGCTGGGCAGCGCCACCGCCGGCATCCTCGCGGCGGTGGTGGCCGCCGTGGTGGTCCTGCCGATCGCGTTCCTGACCGTCCGACGTCGCGGTCGTGCGGCCGACACCGCCAACGGGCTGGTCATCACCGGGTTCGCGCTGCCCGGCCTGATCATCGCGCTGAGCCTCTCGTTCTTCGTCCTCCGCGGCCCCAGCGTCGTCGCAGCGCTGTACCAGACGCTGCCGTTGCTGGTGATCGCCTACGTCGTGCACTTCGGCGCACAGTCGCTGCGAGCGTCCCAGGTCGGGGTCGAGGCGCTGCCCGACAGCGTCGTCGAGGCCGCCCGCACGCTCGGGGCCGGTCGGTTCAGGCGACTCGTCCGGGTCGAGCTGCCGATGATGCTGCCGTCGGTGCTGGCCGGCGGTGGCCTGGTGCTGCTGTCGACCCTGAAGGAGCTCCCCGCCACACTGCTGCTGAGCCCGCCAGGTTTCCGCGCGCTGGCCACCGACGTGTGGGCAGCCACACAGGACGCGTTCTGGGCCGAGGCCAGCATCGTCGCCCTGGTGCTGGTGCTGCTGTCCGGCGTGCTGACCTGGCTGCTGGTGCTGCGCCGCACCGACGCGCTGGCCTGA
- the uvrA gene encoding excinuclease ABC subunit UvrA, with the protein MTSARPSPVSAPADTLRIAGAREHNLKDVDLELPRDALIVFSGLSGSGKSSLAFDTIYAEGQRRYVESLSAYARQFLGQMDKPDVDFIEGLSPAISIDQKTTSKNPRSTVGTITEVYDYLRLLFARIGKPHCPRCGRPITRQSAEQIVDQLEAMPEGERFMVLAPVVRGRKGNYSTLMKELSAKGFARGRVNGEIVDLADPPDLERYEQHDIEVVVDRLVAKGSENRRRLTDSVEQALDLAEGVVAVLTVPKEGEGEHTIYSEHLACPYDGLSFDKLEPRSFSFNTPYGACTACDGLGIRKEVDPELVIAGEDISIADGVLIPFSTGPQQRYFAQVLTAVGEVKGFDVTTPWKKLKAQHKRVLLHGMDKKVHVSYKNRYGRQRSYNAQFEGAIPWLQRKYLETDSDYQRDKIEEFMREVPCPTCSGARLRPLPLHVLIDGKSIADVSAQSILESEAFFAGLELDARDSMIAAPVLKEIQERLRFLLDVGLDYLTLSRAAGTLAGGEAQRIRLATQIGSGLVGCLYVLDEPSIGLHQRDNERLIETLIRLRDLGNTVLVVEHDRATMEAADHVVEIGPGAGEHGGEIVHTGTLKGLMDNEKSITGAYLSGRRRIEIPETRRKPRKGHHLTVRGAREHNLQNVSVKFPLGVFTAVTGVSGSGKSTLVNDILKRSLMRHVYGSRVVPGAHRGIDGLEQVDKIVGIDQSPIGRTPRSNPATYTGVFDHIRKLFAATQEAKVRGYQPGRFSFNVKGGRCENCKGDGTIKIDMQFLPDIYVPCEVCKGARYNRETLQVHYKGKTIADVLDMPIEEALGFFSNLTAIASHMQTLVDVGLGYVRLGQAATTLSGGEAQRVKLASELRKRSTGQTVYILDEPTTGLHFEDVRRLLDVLHRLVDKGNTVIVIEHDLEVVKTADWIIDLGPEGGSGGGTIVGEGAPEKIVETPNSYTGKFLAPLLQG; encoded by the coding sequence GTGACTTCAGCCCGCCCCAGCCCCGTTTCCGCCCCAGCTGACACGCTCCGCATCGCCGGCGCCCGAGAGCACAACCTCAAGGACGTCGACCTGGAGCTTCCCCGTGATGCCCTGATCGTGTTCAGCGGTCTGTCGGGCTCCGGCAAGTCGAGCCTCGCCTTCGACACGATCTACGCCGAGGGACAACGTCGCTACGTCGAGTCGCTGTCCGCCTACGCCCGCCAGTTCCTGGGGCAGATGGACAAGCCGGACGTCGACTTCATCGAGGGCCTCTCCCCGGCGATCTCGATCGACCAGAAGACGACCTCGAAGAACCCCCGGTCGACCGTCGGCACGATCACGGAGGTCTACGACTACCTCCGCCTGCTGTTCGCGCGCATCGGCAAGCCGCACTGCCCCAGGTGCGGCCGACCGATCACCCGGCAGTCCGCCGAGCAGATCGTCGACCAGCTCGAGGCGATGCCCGAGGGCGAACGGTTCATGGTCCTGGCCCCGGTGGTCCGCGGCCGCAAGGGCAACTACTCCACGCTGATGAAGGAGCTGTCGGCCAAGGGCTTCGCCCGTGGCCGCGTCAACGGCGAGATCGTCGACCTGGCCGACCCACCGGACCTCGAGCGCTACGAGCAGCACGACATCGAGGTGGTCGTCGACCGGCTCGTCGCCAAGGGCAGCGAGAACCGGCGCCGCCTGACCGACTCCGTCGAGCAGGCGCTGGACCTGGCCGAGGGCGTGGTCGCGGTGCTCACGGTCCCGAAGGAGGGCGAGGGGGAGCACACGATCTACTCCGAGCACCTCGCCTGCCCCTACGACGGCCTCAGCTTCGACAAGCTCGAACCGCGGTCGTTCTCCTTCAACACCCCTTATGGCGCCTGCACGGCCTGTGACGGCTTGGGCATCCGCAAGGAGGTCGACCCCGAGCTGGTCATCGCCGGTGAGGACATCTCCATCGCCGACGGGGTCCTCATCCCGTTCTCCACCGGACCGCAGCAGCGCTACTTCGCCCAGGTCCTGACCGCCGTCGGCGAGGTCAAGGGCTTCGACGTCACCACCCCGTGGAAGAAGCTCAAGGCGCAGCACAAGCGGGTGCTGCTGCACGGCATGGACAAGAAGGTCCACGTCTCCTACAAGAACCGCTACGGCCGCCAGCGCAGCTACAACGCCCAGTTCGAGGGTGCGATCCCGTGGCTGCAGCGCAAGTACCTCGAGACCGACTCCGACTACCAGCGGGACAAGATCGAGGAGTTCATGCGGGAGGTGCCCTGCCCCACCTGCAGCGGTGCCCGCCTGCGTCCCCTTCCGCTGCACGTCCTCATCGACGGCAAGTCGATCGCCGACGTGTCGGCCCAGTCGATCCTGGAGTCCGAGGCGTTCTTCGCTGGCCTCGAGCTCGACGCCCGCGACTCGATGATCGCCGCACCCGTGCTCAAGGAGATCCAGGAGCGCCTGCGGTTCCTCCTCGACGTCGGCCTGGACTACCTGACCCTCAGCCGTGCGGCGGGCACCCTCGCCGGCGGCGAGGCCCAGCGCATCCGCCTGGCCACGCAGATCGGTTCCGGCCTGGTCGGCTGCCTCTACGTCCTCGACGAACCCTCCATCGGGCTGCACCAGCGCGACAACGAGCGGCTGATCGAGACGTTGATCCGGCTCAGGGACCTCGGCAACACCGTGCTCGTCGTCGAACACGACCGCGCGACCATGGAGGCCGCCGACCACGTGGTCGAGATCGGCCCCGGTGCGGGGGAGCACGGCGGCGAGATCGTCCACACCGGCACGCTCAAGGGGCTGATGGACAACGAGAAGTCCATCACCGGTGCCTACCTGTCCGGCAGGCGTCGCATCGAGATCCCCGAGACCCGACGCAAGCCGAGGAAGGGCCACCACCTGACGGTGCGGGGTGCCCGCGAGCACAACCTGCAGAACGTTTCGGTCAAGTTCCCGCTCGGCGTGTTCACGGCCGTCACCGGCGTGTCCGGCAGCGGCAAGTCCACCCTGGTCAACGACATCCTCAAGCGCTCGCTCATGCGGCACGTGTACGGCTCCCGTGTCGTCCCCGGCGCCCATCGCGGCATCGACGGCCTCGAGCAGGTCGACAAGATCGTCGGCATCGACCAGTCGCCCATCGGGCGGACCCCACGGTCCAACCCGGCCACCTACACCGGTGTCTTCGACCACATCCGCAAGCTCTTCGCCGCCACCCAGGAGGCCAAGGTCCGCGGCTACCAGCCGGGACGCTTCTCCTTCAACGTCAAGGGTGGCCGCTGCGAGAACTGCAAGGGCGACGGCACGATCAAGATCGACATGCAGTTCCTGCCCGACATCTACGTGCCGTGCGAGGTCTGCAAGGGAGCGCGCTACAACCGCGAGACGCTGCAGGTGCACTACAAGGGCAAGACGATCGCCGACGTCCTCGACATGCCGATCGAGGAAGCCCTCGGCTTCTTCTCCAACCTGACCGCCATCGCCTCGCACATGCAGACGCTGGTCGACGTCGGCCTCGGCTACGTCCGGCTGGGCCAGGCCGCCACGACCCTGTCGGGCGGCGAGGCACAGCGCGTCAAGCTGGCGTCGGAGCTGCGCAAGCGCTCGACGGGCCAGACCGTCTACATCCTCGACGAGCCGACGACCGGCCTGCACTTCGAGGACGTGCGTCGCCTGCTCGACGTCCTGCACCGCCTGGTCGACAAGGGCAACACCGTCATCGTCATCGAGCACGACCTCGAGGTCGTCAAGACGGCCGACTGGATCATCGATCTCGGTCCCGAGGGCGGGTCCGGTGGCGGCACCATCGTCGGTGAGGGTGCGCCCGAGAAGATCGTGGAGACCCCCAACAGCTACACCGGCAAGTTCTTGGCACCGCTGCTCCAGGGCTGA
- a CDS encoding dsRBD fold-containing protein, with protein MNARPGGRICVNSSSPSAPPRMGTVLDVKPGVTSPLYRVAWDDGSETTLVPSMGAAVVTADHAHHDEVPEATFGCRIDVTMREKDGECLAVATLVTPRGSFSGEGESHRHPDDTDVPMIGEELAMGRALKHLGRNLTAAAMEAIEDHESRPIHLLNPI; from the coding sequence ATGAACGCTCGACCCGGTGGCCGGATCTGCGTGAACTCGTCCAGCCCGTCCGCACCGCCACGGATGGGAACCGTGCTGGACGTCAAGCCCGGGGTGACCTCGCCCTTGTACCGGGTGGCGTGGGACGACGGGAGCGAGACCACCCTCGTCCCCAGCATGGGCGCGGCGGTCGTCACCGCCGACCATGCCCACCACGACGAGGTGCCCGAGGCGACCTTCGGGTGCCGCATCGACGTGACCATGCGGGAGAAGGACGGCGAGTGCCTGGCGGTAGCCACCCTCGTCACCCCGCGGGGGTCGTTCAGCGGCGAGGGTGAGTCCCACCGCCACCCCGACGACACCGACGTCCCGATGATCGGTGAGGAGCTGGCGATGGGGCGTGCGCTGAAGCACCTCGGCAGGAACCTCACCGCGGCAGCCATGGAAGCCATCGAGGACCACGAGTCGCGGCCCATCCACCTCCTCAACCCCATCTGA
- a CDS encoding cell wall-binding repeat-containing protein — MNTLTEHLSHRPMRSGVRASLVVVLAILALAAASLVVAPIASAVEDVQPARAEGPTRLETAVATAERAYPEGSDEVVVGPSDDFTHTLAGAALAGALDAPMLLTPPDFLADTTADALRTMAAERVTLLGGPAAITSDVEDELAEDYAVTRVGDDDPYESAANIAQTTRSIAGGLPELGAEDLPTVVLASGTDFPDALSISGPANDGAIPLLLTDPTSLPEATRDALVDLDPEHVIAIGGPDAISDDVLDEIERDGRLTTRLGGINRTDTAAIVADWFLDAGWFEDTTAILAAGDAFPDAVTAGQLSGQLEAPILLTANRDLLGEQAGSWFTESCPTLEVLQIVGGPEAVSVDVANGAEGLAESCADNGDGGDDTPAVTQTYTVTPQQALSTEAPGVHDFTMARRYDGEPIDGPLDLVLFPCENADVTGSDVDTFVDADNDGDADGFATTDTGQARIAQVNGVDVDDSAIFLAEVDEDGDIDVRLASQSPDCTVLVVVDGNGNGALDLDANGTPVEKYGVGKAEWT; from the coding sequence TTGAACACCCTGACCGAACACCTTTCGCACCGTCCGATGCGCAGCGGAGTCCGCGCGTCGTTGGTGGTCGTCCTCGCGATCCTCGCGTTGGCCGCGGCCAGCCTCGTCGTCGCCCCGATCGCCTCGGCCGTCGAGGACGTGCAGCCGGCCCGTGCCGAGGGACCCACCCGGCTCGAGACCGCCGTCGCCACTGCCGAACGTGCCTATCCCGAGGGCAGCGACGAAGTCGTCGTCGGTCCGTCCGATGACTTCACCCACACCCTTGCGGGGGCCGCGCTTGCCGGTGCGCTCGATGCACCCATGCTGCTGACCCCGCCGGACTTCCTCGCCGACACCACCGCTGACGCCCTGCGGACCATGGCCGCGGAGCGCGTGACCCTGCTGGGCGGCCCTGCGGCCATCACCAGCGACGTCGAGGACGAGCTCGCCGAGGACTACGCCGTCACCCGCGTCGGCGACGACGACCCCTACGAGTCCGCGGCGAACATCGCCCAGACCACCCGCTCCATCGCCGGTGGCCTGCCCGAGCTCGGGGCAGAGGACCTGCCCACCGTCGTGCTCGCAAGCGGCACCGACTTCCCCGACGCCCTCTCCATCAGCGGTCCCGCCAACGACGGCGCCATCCCGCTGCTGCTGACCGACCCGACCAGTCTTCCCGAGGCAACCCGGGATGCGCTCGTCGACCTCGATCCCGAACACGTGATCGCCATCGGTGGCCCCGACGCCATCAGCGATGACGTCCTCGACGAGATCGAACGCGACGGCCGCCTGACGACCCGCTTGGGTGGCATCAACCGTACCGACACCGCCGCGATCGTGGCCGACTGGTTCCTCGACGCCGGCTGGTTCGAGGACACCACCGCCATCCTTGCCGCAGGCGATGCCTTCCCCGATGCCGTGACCGCTGGACAGCTGTCCGGCCAGCTCGAGGCGCCCATCCTGCTGACCGCCAACCGCGACCTGCTCGGCGAACAGGCCGGCTCGTGGTTCACCGAAAGCTGCCCGACCCTCGAGGTCCTGCAGATCGTTGGTGGCCCCGAAGCCGTGTCCGTCGATGTCGCCAACGGTGCCGAAGGGCTCGCCGAGTCCTGCGCCGACAACGGCGACGGGGGTGACGACACCCCGGCCGTGACGCAGACCTACACGGTCACGCCGCAGCAGGCCCTCAGCACCGAGGCCCCGGGCGTGCACGACTTCACGATGGCCCGCCGCTACGACGGAGAGCCGATCGACGGTCCGCTGGACCTCGTGCTCTTCCCGTGCGAGAACGCCGACGTGACCGGCTCGGACGTCGACACGTTCGTCGACGCCGACAACGACGGCGATGCCGACGGGTTCGCCACGACCGACACCGGCCAGGCTCGCATCGCGCAGGTCAACGGTGTGGACGTGGACGACAGCGCCATCTTCCTGGCCGAGGTCGACGAGGACGGCGACATCGACGTTCGCCTTGCCTCGCAGTCCCCGGACTGCACCGTGCTGGTCGTCGTGGACGGCAACGGCAACGGTGCGCTGGACCTCGACGCCAACGGCACCCCCGTGGAGAAGTACGGCGTGGGCAAGGCCGAGTGGACCTGA